The Actinomycetota bacterium genome has a window encoding:
- a CDS encoding TetR/AcrR family transcriptional regulator, producing the protein MAIPDILLDSVSELHQPRPLAPRERVRMTGNERREQLIAIARRLFAAKGFESVSVEEIAAKADVSKPVVYEHFGGKEGLYAVIVDREMNDLLLTISEALNPTDDTPMNARILLERAAMALFDYIEADPDGFRILVRDAPTMREPDSQLVGLQHSPSFASVISDIAAHVQDLLAAQFKAHKINTKLAPMYSQMLVGMVALTGQWWLDERKPKKDEMVANVVNLAWNGLGNMEPKPKLISKSR; encoded by the coding sequence ATGGCAATACCTGACATCCTCCTCGACTCCGTCTCCGAACTGCATCAGCCCCGTCCACTTGCGCCTCGCGAGCGCGTGCGCATGACGGGCAATGAACGTCGCGAACAATTGATCGCCATTGCTCGTCGGCTGTTCGCGGCCAAGGGCTTCGAGTCAGTCAGTGTTGAGGAGATTGCGGCCAAGGCAGATGTTTCAAAGCCAGTGGTCTATGAGCATTTCGGTGGCAAGGAAGGCCTCTACGCAGTGATCGTTGACCGCGAGATGAACGACCTGCTGCTGACCATCAGCGAAGCGCTCAACCCCACCGATGACACCCCGATGAACGCGCGCATCCTGCTCGAGCGTGCAGCAATGGCGCTGTTCGACTACATCGAGGCCGACCCCGACGGCTTCCGCATTCTGGTGCGCGATGCCCCCACGATGCGCGAGCCTGACAGCCAACTCGTCGGTCTGCAGCACTCCCCTTCCTTCGCCAGTGTCATCAGCGACATCGCCGCGCACGTACAAGATCTGCTTGCAGCGCAGTTCAAGGCGCACAAGATCAACACCAAACTCGCCCCGATGTATTCGCAAATGCTCGTCGGCATGGTTGCGCTCACTGGTCAGTGGTGGCTCGATGAGCGCAAGCCAAAGAAGGACGAGATGGTTGCCAATGTCGTCAACCTCGCCTGGAATGGCTTGGGAAATATGGAGCCCAAGCCCAAGTTGATCAGCAAGTCCCGCTAA
- a CDS encoding 4-(cytidine 5'-diphospho)-2-C-methyl-D-erythritol kinase, whose amino-acid sequence MAGNKVSVSVPAKVNLQLCVGPRRADGFHELATVFHAVGLHDEVSVRSSAAGSGIAISCAGEGNAEVPLDSSNLAWRAAELLAEFARLAPDVEITINKNIPVAGGMAGGSADAAATLLACDALWKLDSPRSVLDNLCAELGSDVTFALHGGTAIGTGRGEQLTGVLAQGTFHWVFALSGEGLSTAAVYEECDRLRVGEEVPSPSVSESLMHALRAGDPVLLGKSLQNDLQPAAFSLRPALRRVIEAGEEAGALGGIVSGSGPTCAFLARTAEQALDIAVSLTSTGLVRSVKRTSGPVPGARIS is encoded by the coding sequence ATGGCCGGTAACAAGGTGAGCGTCAGCGTTCCCGCAAAGGTCAATCTCCAACTCTGTGTTGGTCCTCGACGAGCCGATGGCTTTCATGAGCTTGCGACGGTCTTCCATGCTGTTGGGCTGCACGATGAAGTCTCTGTTCGCTCCAGCGCTGCAGGCAGCGGTATTGCCATTTCTTGCGCGGGCGAGGGCAATGCCGAGGTTCCCCTGGATTCGAGCAACCTGGCATGGCGGGCTGCAGAACTGCTTGCAGAGTTCGCGCGGCTTGCACCCGATGTAGAGATCACAATCAACAAGAACATCCCAGTGGCTGGTGGCATGGCCGGTGGCAGTGCTGATGCGGCGGCCACGCTGTTGGCTTGCGATGCTCTCTGGAAATTGGATTCCCCGCGATCAGTGCTCGACAATCTGTGTGCCGAGCTTGGCTCAGACGTCACCTTTGCCCTGCATGGCGGCACTGCAATTGGAACTGGCAGGGGAGAGCAGCTGACCGGGGTGCTCGCGCAGGGAACCTTCCATTGGGTCTTTGCGCTGTCTGGCGAGGGGCTTTCGACTGCGGCCGTCTATGAAGAATGCGATCGGCTCCGGGTGGGCGAAGAAGTACCGTCACCATCCGTATCGGAGTCACTGATGCACGCACTTCGCGCTGGCGATCCGGTACTGCTCGGCAAATCCCTTCAGAATGATCTTCAGCCCGCTGCGTTTTCCTTGCGGCCTGCGCTAAGGCGAGTCATCGAAGCCGGGGAGGAAGCAGGGGCCCTTGGCGGCATCGTTTCGGGCAGCGGCCCAACATGCGCATTTCTGGCCCGAACCGCAGAACAAGCCCTCGACATTGCTGTCAGCCTGACCTCTACCGGCCTCGTGCGTTCAGTGAAGAGAACTTCAGGGCCGGTGCCAGGCGCGCGAATCAGTTAG
- the metG gene encoding methionine--tRNA ligase, whose translation MASLDPSARFYVTTPIYYVNDAPHIGHAYTTTAGDFLTRWHRQRGEDVWYLTGVDEHGTKVQRAADSGGVTPHQWVDRLVESEWLPVLKTVDAANDDFIRTTEHRHLVSVQKFWEAVRDNGFVYAAPYEGPYCVGCEEFKFAADLVPGTGEYEGEQVCPIHGRPVEHVIEDNWFFKLSAFGERLIAHYEAHPEAVQPPSAYNEVMSFLRGGLVDISMSRSSVSWGVPLPWDTKQVVYVWFDALVNYLTAVGYGEDADSEAGEQFARTWPADVHLVGKDILRFHAIYWPAMLMAADLPLPKQVFAHGWLLVGGEKMSKSKLTGIAPSQIIDHFGSDAFRYYFMRSIQFGQDGSFSWEEMSARYTAELANGLGNLASRGTAMVNRYCEGLLPAAGEQGVAEQALSDHLARVVDEADAAMDLLDFSAAIVAIKGFVDAVNMYVTEQEPWVLAKDESQLARLHTVLYAICESLRAMAVLYYPLMPKAMDDLWSQVGAEATLGAIGEQRIGDVARWGQLVEGTLITKGAGLFPRLEEVGE comes from the coding sequence ATGGCTTCGTTGGACCCCTCGGCTCGCTTCTATGTGACTACGCCGATCTATTACGTCAACGATGCCCCGCACATCGGCCACGCCTACACGACCACAGCAGGTGATTTCCTGACTCGCTGGCATCGCCAAAGGGGCGAGGATGTCTGGTACCTCACGGGCGTCGACGAGCACGGGACCAAGGTTCAGCGGGCTGCTGATTCCGGCGGAGTCACCCCGCACCAGTGGGTGGATCGCTTGGTGGAGTCCGAATGGCTCCCAGTGTTGAAAACCGTGGACGCGGCAAACGATGACTTCATTCGTACGACTGAGCATCGGCATTTGGTCTCAGTTCAGAAGTTCTGGGAAGCGGTTCGCGACAACGGATTCGTCTACGCGGCGCCATACGAAGGTCCGTATTGCGTTGGTTGTGAAGAGTTCAAATTTGCCGCCGATCTCGTTCCTGGCACTGGAGAGTATGAAGGCGAGCAGGTCTGCCCGATTCATGGTCGCCCAGTTGAGCATGTGATCGAGGACAACTGGTTCTTCAAGTTGTCAGCATTCGGCGAGCGACTGATCGCGCATTACGAAGCGCATCCTGAAGCTGTTCAGCCGCCGAGCGCATATAACGAGGTGATGAGCTTCCTTCGCGGTGGCTTGGTCGACATCTCGATGTCTCGTTCGAGTGTGAGTTGGGGCGTTCCGTTGCCATGGGACACCAAGCAGGTGGTCTACGTCTGGTTTGACGCGCTGGTGAACTACTTGACGGCAGTGGGTTATGGCGAGGATGCAGATTCTGAGGCGGGCGAGCAGTTCGCGAGGACCTGGCCTGCCGATGTGCATCTCGTCGGCAAGGACATCCTGCGTTTTCATGCAATCTACTGGCCCGCCATGCTGATGGCCGCTGATCTTCCCTTGCCCAAGCAGGTGTTCGCCCATGGCTGGCTGCTCGTGGGTGGCGAGAAGATGTCCAAGAGCAAGCTCACTGGCATTGCACCCTCGCAGATCATTGATCACTTCGGTTCCGATGCTTTCCGGTACTACTTCATGCGTTCGATCCAGTTCGGCCAGGACGGCTCCTTCTCATGGGAGGAGATGAGCGCGCGCTACACCGCTGAATTGGCCAACGGACTGGGCAATCTCGCTTCGCGCGGGACCGCAATGGTGAATCGCTATTGCGAAGGACTGCTCCCAGCAGCGGGTGAGCAAGGCGTGGCAGAGCAGGCGTTGAGTGATCACCTTGCGCGCGTTGTCGATGAGGCCGATGCGGCCATGGATCTGCTGGATTTCTCAGCAGCCATTGTTGCGATCAAAGGCTTTGTTGATGCAGTGAACATGTACGTGACTGAGCAAGAGCCTTGGGTTCTAGCGAAGGATGAATCACAGTTGGCTCGTCTGCACACTGTGCTCTATGCCATTTGTGAATCGCTGCGGGCGATGGCTGTGCTCTATTACCCGTTGATGCCCAAGGCGATGGACGATCTGTGGTCACAAGTTGGCGCAGAGGCGACCCTCGGTGCTATTGGCGAACAACGCATTGGTGATGTCGCGCGCTGGGGTCAGCTGGTTGAGGGCACGCTGATCACCAAGGGCGCGGGCTTGTTCCCAAGGCTGGAGGAGGTTGGCGAATGA
- a CDS encoding TatD family hydrolase, producing MTVAPPEQLAVPVIDTHCHLDIHDRHLHGGEFPDPDSLIDLATSVGVTRIVQIGCDLESARLSIALAHTRPSLVVGVGLHPNEAPRIFVNEGREALEAAYVAIEEMAADEVVRAVGETGLDYFRTEEALRAIQQESFRRHISIAKKLNKTLVIHDRESHEDVIDILMGEGAPERVVFHCFSGDAAMARLCAGQGWFISFAGVVTFKPAQDLRDAAAIVPNELILVETDAPYLTPVPHRGKPNASYLMPHTVRTLAQVRGTDEAALGALLWANAQRAFGTW from the coding sequence ATGACGGTCGCCCCTCCCGAACAACTCGCGGTGCCCGTCATTGATACCCACTGCCACCTTGATATTCACGATCGGCATCTGCATGGTGGCGAATTTCCAGATCCAGATTCGCTCATCGATTTGGCCACATCGGTTGGGGTGACACGAATCGTCCAGATCGGTTGCGATCTTGAATCGGCGCGACTTTCCATCGCCCTTGCGCACACTCGTCCGTCGCTTGTTGTTGGGGTTGGCCTGCACCCGAACGAAGCTCCGCGCATATTTGTTAACGAAGGGCGCGAGGCTCTTGAAGCCGCGTATGTCGCGATCGAGGAGATGGCCGCTGACGAAGTTGTGCGTGCTGTGGGTGAAACAGGGCTTGACTACTTTCGTACCGAAGAAGCACTGCGCGCAATCCAGCAAGAGTCATTCCGCAGGCACATCAGCATCGCCAAGAAACTCAACAAGACCTTGGTCATTCATGATCGCGAATCACATGAGGATGTGATCGACATTCTCATGGGTGAGGGTGCACCCGAGCGGGTTGTCTTCCATTGTTTCAGTGGTGATGCGGCTATGGCGCGCCTGTGTGCAGGGCAGGGTTGGTTCATTTCATTTGCGGGCGTTGTCACCTTCAAGCCAGCTCAGGATTTGCGCGATGCTGCTGCAATCGTGCCCAATGAATTGATTCTGGTTGAAACGGACGCTCCCTATCTGACGCCGGTTCCTCATCGTGGCAAGCCGAATGCCTCCTATCTCATGCCACACACGGTGCGCACTCTGGCTCAGGTGCGCGGAACTGACGAAGCTGCCCTTGGTGCCTTGCTGTGGGCAAACGCCCAGCGCGCATTCGGAACCTGGTGA
- the arr gene encoding NAD(+)--rifampin ADP-ribosyltransferase, giving the protein MSEVLDEGPFFHGTKAELRQGDLLTAGFRSNYRPEIVMNHIYFSALRDGAGLAAELAAGEAAPRVYVVEPTGSFEDDPNVTDKKFPGNPTRSYRSTEPIKILYEVTDWTRLSPQALRAWRDRLAAIRDDEHGDIIN; this is encoded by the coding sequence GTGAGTGAAGTGCTGGATGAGGGCCCGTTCTTCCATGGCACGAAGGCCGAACTGCGTCAGGGCGATCTCCTCACAGCCGGCTTCCGGTCGAACTACCGGCCCGAAATCGTGATGAACCACATCTACTTCTCAGCGCTGCGTGATGGGGCAGGACTTGCCGCGGAGCTCGCGGCAGGCGAGGCGGCTCCGCGTGTGTACGTCGTTGAGCCAACGGGCTCATTTGAAGACGACCCAAACGTGACCGACAAGAAGTTCCCTGGCAACCCAACCCGCTCCTACCGAAGCACCGAACCGATCAAAATCCTGTACGAAGTGACCGACTGGACGAGGCTAAGTCCCCAGGCTCTCCGGGCCTGGCGCGATCGGCTGGCTGCTATCCGCGATGATGAGCATGGAGACATCATCAACTGA
- a CDS encoding alpha/beta hydrolase, producing MDQLDRVVDVAGAPIRYSVSGQGTTTIALTHGFRAHHLWWAAVEPLLAKKYQVVQLDISGSGDSGHRERYSIETWGQEVNAVLADAGIERAMLVGHSLGGTSVVMAATQEPDRAIGVILFDTFIEGEGRFRPIGAAASAPVRVYPSREDGEARFRLMPTQEDVDPEILARIAAYGVKEIPEGWTWKFDQIVAPVIDEELFNASIAGLTVPFHYVHAGQSAVVKPEVVPFLLGFAPDGSEYTLVPGAHHHVPLSHPEICAQIIEEYATLWTATA from the coding sequence GTGGATCAGCTAGATCGGGTCGTAGATGTGGCTGGAGCGCCAATTCGCTACAGCGTCAGCGGCCAGGGCACAACAACGATCGCGTTGACTCATGGCTTCCGGGCCCATCATCTGTGGTGGGCGGCCGTGGAGCCCTTGCTGGCCAAGAAGTATCAGGTGGTGCAACTGGACATCAGCGGCAGCGGCGACAGCGGCCACCGTGAGCGATACAGCATCGAAACCTGGGGGCAAGAGGTCAACGCCGTTCTCGCCGACGCTGGAATTGAGCGAGCCATGCTCGTGGGCCACAGTCTGGGCGGCACTTCAGTGGTGATGGCTGCCACCCAAGAGCCAGATCGAGCTATTGGAGTCATCCTGTTCGACACCTTCATTGAGGGGGAGGGGCGATTTCGCCCGATTGGAGCTGCTGCTTCAGCCCCTGTGCGGGTCTACCCAAGCCGTGAAGACGGCGAGGCTCGTTTCCGCTTGATGCCGACCCAAGAAGACGTCGATCCTGAGATTCTGGCTCGAATTGCTGCCTATGGGGTCAAGGAGATACCTGAGGGTTGGACCTGGAAATTCGATCAGATCGTCGCTCCGGTGATCGACGAAGAGCTGTTCAACGCCAGCATTGCCGGCCTCACGGTTCCCTTTCACTATGTTCACGCCGGCCAAAGCGCCGTGGTCAAGCCTGAAGTGGTGCCCTTCCTTCTCGGCTTCGCACCTGATGGCTCGGAGTACACCTTGGTGCCGGGCGCGCATCACCATGTGCCGCTGTCGCACCCGGAGATCTGCGCCCAAATCATCGAGGAATACGCGACTTTATGGACGGCTACTGCGTGA
- a CDS encoding phospholipid carrier-dependent glycosyltransferase, with translation MLVARDTASIAKRLVPPMPQSSGWLSALLVTAIGAVLRLWNLGQPHAVIFDETYYPKDALALLRFGVERATVSDSDKILLNSDGNWHTVDIFNGSVAFVVHPPLGKWIIGLGELTLGATPTGWRISVAIVGIISVLLTARIARRLTRSNLVGLLAGLFVALDGMHIVMSRTGLLDIMLGFFVLIAFGCLLIDRDHVRGRLASMISQEGLTASTWGPKLGRRPWRWAAAFALGLGCSVKWSGIWFAFAFILMSLVWDISARRAIGVERPWRATLARDLPVTVIVSGTIIVATYLSSWIGWFISDDGYDRNWTAGTGVIAALSSLLHYHSEMWNFHVGLTTEHAYASNPWGWLLQARPTSFYWNNVTDGTQGCPTDNCAAEVLALGNPVIWWAAILATFHQLWRWLGKRDWRSAAVLVGIAAGWLPWMLYLNRTVFTFYTVVFTPFIAIALAMSAAALLGPETASALRRKRGMIALVVLVGAVVVVAWWLYPVWTGELLPYNEWQQRMWMPSWI, from the coding sequence GTGCTTGTGGCCAGGGATACCGCCTCGATTGCGAAGCGACTCGTACCTCCGATGCCACAGTCCTCAGGATGGCTAAGCGCGCTCCTTGTCACCGCCATCGGTGCCGTTCTACGGCTCTGGAACCTAGGTCAACCGCACGCAGTGATCTTTGACGAGACTTACTACCCCAAGGACGCTCTCGCCCTGCTGCGCTTTGGAGTGGAGCGGGCAACGGTTTCGGACTCCGACAAGATTCTGCTCAATTCTGACGGCAACTGGCACACGGTCGACATCTTCAATGGATCAGTCGCATTCGTCGTCCATCCACCACTGGGCAAATGGATCATCGGTCTGGGGGAGCTCACCCTTGGAGCCACGCCAACGGGTTGGCGCATTTCCGTGGCCATCGTTGGCATCATCTCGGTCCTTCTGACCGCACGCATTGCGCGAAGGCTCACCCGATCCAATCTGGTTGGCTTGTTGGCCGGACTCTTTGTGGCGCTCGATGGTATGCACATTGTGATGAGCCGCACCGGGCTGCTCGACATCATGCTCGGCTTCTTTGTGCTCATCGCCTTCGGCTGTTTGCTAATCGACCGCGATCATGTGCGCGGTCGGCTTGCAAGCATGATCAGTCAGGAGGGATTGACAGCAAGCACTTGGGGTCCAAAACTCGGCAGACGTCCTTGGCGTTGGGCAGCTGCGTTTGCGCTCGGACTCGGCTGCAGTGTGAAGTGGTCTGGCATCTGGTTCGCCTTCGCATTCATCCTGATGTCACTGGTTTGGGACATCTCCGCTCGCCGTGCAATCGGGGTCGAGCGCCCTTGGCGCGCAACGCTCGCCCGAGACCTTCCCGTCACAGTGATTGTGTCGGGCACCATCATTGTGGCGACCTATCTGAGCTCCTGGATCGGTTGGTTCATCAGCGATGACGGCTACGACCGCAATTGGACAGCTGGCACTGGCGTCATCGCTGCGTTGAGCTCACTCCTGCACTACCACTCCGAGATGTGGAACTTCCATGTCGGACTGACAACTGAACACGCGTATGCCAGCAACCCATGGGGATGGCTGCTGCAAGCCAGACCCACTTCCTTCTATTGGAACAACGTCACGGACGGCACTCAAGGCTGCCCCACAGACAACTGCGCTGCCGAAGTACTGGCCCTTGGCAATCCGGTGATCTGGTGGGCCGCAATTCTCGCTACGTTCCACCAACTCTGGCGTTGGCTCGGCAAACGCGATTGGCGCTCAGCTGCAGTGCTTGTGGGCATCGCCGCTGGTTGGCTGCCATGGATGCTCTACCTCAATCGCACGGTTTTCACGTTCTACACCGTGGTCTTCACTCCGTTCATTGCCATTGCGCTTGCAATGTCGGCGGCTGCGCTACTCGGGCCCGAGACAGCAAGCGCGCTGCGACGTAAGCGCGGGATGATCGCGCTCGTCGTGCTCGTAGGAGCCGTCGTCGTGGTGGCCTGGTGGCTCTACCCAGTTTGGACGGGCGAACTGCTGCCGTACAACGAATGGCAGCAGCGAATGTGGATGCCCAGTTGGATCTAG
- a CDS encoding acyl-CoA desaturase, with the protein MMVSPSADPIDSAPLEGPDELMQSQGLSMRITIGVFLAVPFLAVLAAIPVAWGGWLSWVDIALFILFWAITGLGITVGYHRFFTHGSFKAGRGIKFMLAIMGSFALEGSISQWVADHRKHHKYSDIPGDPHSPWLEGDVRGSLLKGFWHSHVGWLFDKEQTPVAQYSPDIQNDPDLELLTKWYPALVAGSLLLPAVLGGLITWSWAGAITAFFWAGLVRVAFVHHVTWGINSACHIWGKHHFKSRDLSTNVWWLAIPSCGESWHSLHHAEPTSARHGVLKGQIDLAAIFIRTMERLHLASDVRWPKPERLEAKLVDPALAHRIRGYQKPA; encoded by the coding sequence ATGATGGTTTCACCGTCCGCAGACCCAATTGACTCCGCTCCCTTGGAGGGCCCTGACGAACTGATGCAGTCGCAAGGCCTCTCGATGCGCATCACCATCGGCGTCTTCCTCGCCGTGCCATTCCTGGCCGTGCTGGCCGCCATTCCCGTGGCCTGGGGCGGCTGGCTCTCGTGGGTCGACATTGCGCTGTTCATTCTATTCTGGGCCATCACCGGCCTGGGCATCACTGTTGGCTACCACCGCTTCTTCACCCACGGGTCGTTCAAGGCCGGTCGCGGCATCAAGTTCATGCTTGCGATCATGGGCTCCTTCGCGCTCGAGGGTTCCATCTCGCAGTGGGTTGCCGATCACCGCAAGCATCACAAGTACTCCGATATACCGGGCGACCCGCACTCGCCGTGGCTCGAGGGCGACGTCCGCGGCTCGCTGCTCAAGGGCTTCTGGCACTCGCACGTCGGCTGGTTGTTCGACAAGGAGCAGACTCCTGTTGCCCAATACTCACCCGACATCCAGAACGACCCCGACCTTGAGCTGCTCACCAAGTGGTACCCCGCGCTCGTAGCCGGATCCCTGTTGCTGCCCGCTGTCCTCGGCGGTCTGATCACTTGGTCATGGGCCGGAGCCATCACCGCCTTCTTCTGGGCCGGGCTCGTACGCGTCGCCTTCGTCCATCACGTGACATGGGGGATCAACTCGGCCTGCCACATCTGGGGCAAGCACCACTTCAAGTCCCGTGACCTCTCGACCAACGTGTGGTGGCTGGCGATTCCGTCCTGCGGCGAGTCCTGGCACAGCCTGCACCACGCCGAGCCCACCTCCGCCCGTCACGGAGTGCTCAAGGGACAGATCGATCTCGCTGCCATCTTCATCCGTACGATGGAGCGACTCCATCTGGCCAGCGACGTCCGCTGGCCCAAGCCCGAGCGACTCGAGGCCAAGCTGGTTGACCCGGCCTTGGCACACCGAATCCGCGGGTACCAGAAGCCGGCATAG
- a CDS encoding SPFH domain-containing protein, with protein MDSVPAFSALFGILFALFVLIIVFRSIRIVGQGETFVVERLGRYNRTMTPGLSLLIPFVDRVHQKIDMREQVVSFPPQPVITQDNLVVSIDSVIYFTVTDSQRAAYEMANPLMGIEQLTVTTLRNVIGSLDLEATLTSRDEINSRLRAVLDEATGQWGIRVNRVELKAIDPPASVQEAMEKQMRAERERRAVILTAEGEKGSAILSAEGAQQAAVLRAEGDKQAAILRAEGEAQALNTVVQMIHESGVDQTVLAYQYLKTLPAIANGSASKVWVIPAELSKAVGLLGEAFAPHKDVPPNPARG; from the coding sequence GTGGATTCCGTTCCCGCGTTCAGCGCTCTCTTCGGCATACTGTTCGCTCTATTCGTTCTGATCATCGTGTTTCGCTCGATCCGCATTGTTGGACAAGGCGAAACCTTCGTAGTGGAGCGCCTGGGTCGATACAACCGAACCATGACCCCAGGCCTGTCACTCTTGATTCCATTCGTGGATCGCGTGCACCAAAAGATCGACATGCGCGAGCAAGTCGTGTCCTTCCCGCCGCAGCCTGTCATTACCCAGGACAACCTCGTGGTCTCAATTGACAGTGTCATCTACTTCACCGTCACAGATTCGCAAAGGGCGGCATACGAGATGGCAAACCCGCTCATGGGAATCGAGCAACTCACCGTGACAACGCTGCGCAACGTCATCGGGTCCTTGGACTTAGAAGCCACGTTGACCTCGCGCGATGAGATCAACAGTCGGCTTCGCGCTGTGTTGGACGAGGCCACCGGGCAGTGGGGTATCCGCGTAAATCGGGTGGAACTCAAAGCGATTGACCCGCCAGCGTCTGTGCAAGAAGCCATGGAAAAGCAAATGCGCGCCGAACGTGAACGCCGGGCGGTGATCTTGACAGCCGAAGGAGAAAAGGGCTCGGCAATTCTGAGCGCTGAAGGCGCACAGCAGGCCGCAGTCTTGCGTGCAGAAGGTGACAAGCAGGCCGCGATCTTGCGAGCAGAAGGAGAAGCCCAAGCGCTCAACACGGTGGTCCAAATGATTCACGAATCCGGTGTAGATCAGACGGTGTTGGCCTACCAATATCTGAAAACACTCCCCGCGATCGCCAACGGCTCAGCCAGTAAAGTCTGGGTGATACCCGCAGAACTGTCCAAGGCGGTCGGACTGCTTGGCGAAGCGTTCGCTCCGCACAAGGATGTCCCCCCGAACCCGGCTCGCGGCTAG
- the rsmA gene encoding 16S rRNA (adenine(1518)-N(6)/adenine(1519)-N(6))-dimethyltransferase RsmA, with translation MTELLGAREIRALAVRLDLRPTKRRGQNFVIDPNTVQRIVRLAELAQGCSVLEIGPGLGSLTLALLQAGHPVVAVEIESVLATQLPLTAAEHLPERAADLRVIEADALHVTELPVSVQALVANLPYNISVPVLLHYLQHFPDIERMLVMVQKEVADRLAAGPGSRVYGAPSVKARWFGSLELVGTVGRTVFWPEPNIDSGLVRLVRTAPPPCAVSRKEVFAVVDAAFGQRRKSLRGALAQFAGSPDLAESALRAAQIDPAARGETLDVVQFARLAECLLRG, from the coding sequence GTGACCGAACTCCTTGGTGCCCGCGAGATCCGAGCGCTGGCGGTGAGATTGGATCTTCGTCCGACCAAGAGGCGCGGCCAGAACTTCGTCATTGATCCCAATACCGTGCAACGCATTGTGCGCTTGGCCGAGTTGGCGCAGGGCTGCTCGGTGCTTGAGATCGGACCAGGGCTCGGCAGTTTGACCCTCGCACTCCTGCAGGCGGGTCATCCTGTCGTGGCAGTCGAAATCGAATCGGTACTGGCTACGCAACTCCCACTCACAGCAGCCGAACACCTGCCTGAGCGAGCAGCGGATCTGCGCGTGATCGAAGCAGATGCTCTGCATGTCACTGAGCTCCCAGTGTCGGTGCAGGCACTTGTAGCAAATCTTCCGTACAACATCTCAGTTCCAGTCCTGTTGCACTATCTCCAGCATTTTCCTGATATCGAACGAATGTTGGTGATGGTCCAAAAGGAGGTTGCTGATCGACTCGCAGCCGGCCCGGGCTCGCGGGTGTATGGAGCTCCGAGCGTGAAGGCTCGTTGGTTTGGCTCCCTTGAACTTGTTGGAACCGTTGGTCGCACTGTGTTCTGGCCGGAGCCCAACATCGATTCAGGGCTGGTTCGGCTTGTGCGCACCGCGCCTCCGCCCTGTGCGGTATCCCGCAAGGAAGTGTTCGCAGTCGTGGATGCAGCATTTGGGCAACGTCGTAAGTCATTGCGTGGAGCGCTGGCGCAATTTGCTGGCTCGCCAGATCTCGCGGAGTCAGCGCTGCGGGCCGCTCAGATTGATCCGGCTGCGCGTGGCGAGACTCTTGATGTCGTGCAGTTCGCCCGACTTGCGGAGTGCCTACTCCGCGGGTGA
- the rsmI gene encoding 16S rRNA (cytidine(1402)-2'-O)-methyltransferase — MAEADESPNDGHGNAIGRIVLAATPLGNVGDASARLIALLETADVIAAEDTRRLRRLADGLGVTLGGRVVSYYDANEKQRAVELVDAALAGAVVLVVTDAGMPSVSDPGYRVVAEAVSRGVPITAAPGPSAVLMALAVSGLPVDRFCFEGFLPRKSGERQARIHGLTSEARTMVFFEAPHRLEAMLAALATGLGPDRSAAVCRELTKTYEEVIRGSLESLANWAAEGVRGECTVVVSGASADELRAARGLVTPGEWVVEVHRREGLGTDRKSAIAEVAREVGVARREVYDAVIQSKAAQP; from the coding sequence GTGGCTGAGGCAGATGAGAGTCCAAACGATGGGCACGGGAACGCGATCGGCCGGATAGTTCTTGCGGCCACACCGCTTGGCAATGTCGGTGATGCTTCGGCTCGTCTGATTGCGCTGCTCGAAACCGCCGATGTCATTGCCGCAGAGGACACACGACGGCTCCGAAGGCTCGCTGATGGCCTGGGAGTCACACTTGGCGGTCGCGTGGTGTCCTACTACGACGCCAATGAAAAGCAGCGAGCAGTGGAGTTAGTCGATGCCGCGCTTGCGGGTGCGGTGGTGCTCGTCGTCACCGATGCCGGCATGCCCTCGGTGAGCGATCCGGGCTATCGCGTGGTTGCCGAGGCTGTTTCCAGAGGGGTGCCCATCACCGCTGCTCCTGGCCCATCGGCGGTATTGATGGCGCTGGCCGTATCGGGGCTGCCTGTGGATCGCTTCTGCTTCGAGGGCTTCCTGCCGCGCAAGTCCGGTGAGCGGCAGGCGCGCATTCATGGGCTCACTTCAGAGGCGCGAACGATGGTGTTTTTCGAAGCGCCCCATCGGCTCGAAGCGATGCTCGCAGCGCTCGCGACCGGCCTTGGCCCTGATAGATCAGCGGCCGTATGCCGGGAACTCACCAAGACCTATGAAGAGGTGATCCGCGGGAGTTTGGAATCTCTGGCTAATTGGGCAGCCGAAGGTGTGCGCGGGGAATGCACTGTGGTGGTTTCGGGCGCATCGGCCGATGAACTGCGCGCTGCCCGCGGTCTAGTCACCCCGGGAGAGTGGGTTGTCGAGGTGCACCGACGCGAGGGTCTGGGCACTGATCGCAAATCGGCCATTGCTGAGGTGGCTCGCGAGGTCGGAGTCGCACGCCGAGAGGTCTATGACGCAGTCATCCAATCGAAGGCCGCCCAACCGTAG